In the Patescibacteria group bacterium genome, one interval contains:
- a CDS encoding DEAD/DEAH box helicase produces MTTFKDLGLNKAIQQSLDDLGFTTPSPIQAESIPFLLSSTEDLIALAQTGTGKTAAFSIPIIQQLENNSKDLQAIILCPTRELALQISKDIVAFTKHSKEVTSLAVYGGESITNQISTLRRGVNIVVGTPGRVHDLIRRKALKLQDIRWVVLDEADEMLDMGFKDDLDAVLAETPETKQTLLFSATMSSSVRSIASKYMSKPHEISMGEKNIGADNVTHEYYIVQARDRYEALRRLVDSLPDIYGILFCRTRRETQEVADKLKENHYNAEPLHGEITQNMRTQIMDRFRNRKIQLLVATDVAARGIDVSDLTHVINYNLPDANETYVHRSGRTGRAQKSGTSITILHPKERSRIMDIQRKVGKPFTQKQVPQGEDICKSQLLGFVDKIKDADVNKEQIAQYLPAVNEKLDGLSREDLINHFISYELSHFLKDYEESRDLNTNATSGPAKERMASENVASFKINLGNRDGFDIKGLFGLINSKRELKGSEIGRVDVLPGHSVFGIDKKFQDAVLQALNGSSYRGKTLEVTQTTQSNEPRRKSFGGSRGSSFGGSRGGRSEGGRGGFKGRNEGRSEGGSGRSFGGRSEGGREGGYKKPFGGAAKKGKSDGSDVFKFGYTKKTRVS; encoded by the coding sequence ATGACAACATTTAAAGACCTGGGGCTTAATAAAGCCATCCAGCAAAGTCTTGACGACTTAGGATTTACAACTCCTTCGCCTATTCAAGCTGAATCTATCCCTTTTTTACTTAGCTCAACTGAGGACTTGATTGCCTTAGCGCAAACCGGAACCGGTAAGACGGCCGCTTTTAGTATTCCAATCATTCAACAACTTGAGAATAATTCCAAGGACTTACAAGCCATCATCTTGTGTCCGACACGTGAATTGGCTTTACAAATCTCGAAAGACATCGTCGCTTTCACTAAGCATTCCAAAGAAGTAACTTCATTGGCAGTTTATGGTGGCGAGAGCATTACTAACCAAATCAGCACCTTAAGACGGGGCGTGAATATTGTCGTGGGTACTCCCGGACGTGTGCACGATTTGATTCGTCGCAAGGCTTTGAAATTACAAGATATTCGTTGGGTAGTTTTGGACGAAGCAGATGAGATGTTAGACATGGGCTTCAAGGATGACCTTGATGCGGTCTTGGCGGAAACACCAGAAACAAAACAAACTCTATTATTCTCCGCAACAATGTCGAGCAGCGTGCGTAGTATTGCTAGCAAATACATGAGTAAGCCTCATGAGATTAGCATGGGTGAAAAAAATATCGGTGCTGATAACGTTACTCATGAATACTACATCGTGCAAGCGCGCGATCGCTATGAAGCTTTACGTCGTTTAGTTGATTCCCTACCGGATATTTATGGTATTCTTTTTTGTCGAACCAGACGTGAGACACAGGAAGTAGCGGACAAGTTGAAAGAAAATCATTACAACGCTGAACCACTTCATGGTGAGATTACGCAAAATATGCGTACCCAGATCATGGACAGATTTAGAAATAGAAAAATTCAATTACTAGTAGCCACTGACGTGGCTGCGCGTGGCATTGACGTTAGTGATTTAACTCATGTTATCAACTACAACCTGCCTGATGCCAACGAGACATACGTTCACCGCAGTGGCCGAACTGGTCGTGCCCAAAAGAGTGGCACCTCAATCACAATTTTGCACCCAAAAGAAAGAAGTCGGATTATGGATATTCAAAGAAAAGTTGGTAAACCGTTTACGCAAAAACAAGTGCCCCAAGGTGAAGATATTTGCAAGAGCCAATTATTAGGTTTTGTTGATAAAATCAAAGACGCGGATGTAAATAAAGAACAGATTGCACAATACCTACCAGCGGTAAACGAAAAATTAGACGGACTAAGTCGTGAAGACTTGATTAATCATTTCATCTCATACGAATTAAGTCACTTTTTAAAAGACTACGAAGAGTCACGTGATTTGAATACTAACGCAACTAGCGGACCAGCCAAGGAAAGAATGGCCAGCGAAAACGTCGCTAGCTTCAAAATCAATTTGGGCAACCGTGATGGTTTTGATATCAAAGGTTTGTTTGGCTTAATCAATAGCAAGCGCGAATTAAAAGGTTCTGAGATCGGCCGTGTCGATGTCCTACCTGGTCATTCCGTTTTTGGTATTGATAAAAAATTCCAAGATGCGGTCTTGCAAGCCTTGAACGGCTCAAGCTACCGTGGCAAAACTCTTGAAGTTACTCAAACAACTCAATCCAACGAACCACGCCGAAAATCTTTTGGCGGTTCTAGAGGTAGCAGCTTTGGCGGATCACGTGGTGGTCGCAGTGAAGGCGGTCGTGGCGGCTTTAAGGGACGTAATGAAGGCAGAAGTGAAGGTGGAAGTGGTAGAAGTTTTGGCGGACGCAGTGAAGGTGGACGTGAAGGTGGCTACAAAAAACCCTTCGGTGGTGCTGCTAAAAAAGGAAAATCAGATGGTTCTGATGTTTTCAAATTTGGCTACACTAAGAAAACTAGAGTTAGTTAA
- a CDS encoding DUF2892 domain-containing protein: MAIYRQPIDHWYLERLLFLIAGLLVPISVFLGIQVSSSFFYLTVFVGSVMVLFALTGYCPMSIILTKLGVKAK; encoded by the coding sequence ATGGCTATTTACAGACAACCAATAGATCATTGGTATCTTGAGAGATTATTATTTTTAATCGCTGGCTTGTTGGTGCCTATCAGTGTTTTTTTAGGAATTCAGGTGTCGTCTAGTTTTTTCTATTTAACGGTTTTTGTCGGCTCGGTGATGGTTTTATTTGCCCTAACTGGCTATTGTCCGATGTCTATTATCTTAACTAAATTGGGCGTAAAGGCAAAATAA
- the dnaX gene encoding DNA polymerase III subunit gamma/tau, with amino-acid sequence MTIYREYRPQNFDELVGQNHIKTTLKYEIEQDKIAHAYLFCGPRGIGKTTIARVFAKAINCVNRKEGESEPCNTCDSCEAITLGKSVDVIEIDAASHTGVDNVRENIIAVSKISTSGAKFKVFIIDEVHMLSISAFNALLKVIEEPPKNVIFILATTEVHKIPATIISRCQRFDFKRINITDVVKKLQYIANSEKIEIDNLVLEDIARQSEGHMRDAESVFGQIIAIAENIKDGKRRISQEDANLVIPRSDIGEAIALIELLVKKDAASAIALVNKVMDEGVDLKRFLKDLIELLRKIMLGKINLKLSEKFGLELGEGVEVKISKILKEIEVGRVINAIEKFTKAGNEIKESFIIQLPVEVAIIELCSTPTMSAPVFTDNSGTGSGLKTGQEPTRKPNSVQVVNAQGDNVNFSSQQMMSKWNDVLAVVQKNNHSLSFVLRACVPGAVENGVLKLFFKFKFHRDRIEEPAVKAVVSDALKQIFGSTIVIESIVNEALNISETHEVSFDNDPTDEVAEQIIRENQVTETVEKVEGGNGGGDMLDSLLKTFGGKVVG; translated from the coding sequence ATGACAATATACAGAGAATACCGACCGCAGAATTTTGATGAATTAGTCGGTCAAAATCACATCAAAACTACTTTAAAATATGAAATTGAGCAGGACAAGATTGCCCATGCTTATCTTTTTTGTGGTCCACGCGGTATTGGTAAGACTACAATTGCGCGTGTCTTTGCTAAGGCAATTAACTGTGTCAATCGCAAGGAGGGCGAAAGTGAGCCTTGTAATACCTGCGATAGCTGTGAGGCAATTACTCTTGGCAAGAGCGTGGATGTAATTGAGATTGATGCAGCGAGTCACACTGGCGTTGACAATGTTCGCGAGAACATCATCGCGGTCTCAAAAATCTCTACTTCGGGCGCAAAATTTAAAGTCTTTATCATCGACGAGGTTCACATGCTGTCCATTTCGGCTTTTAACGCCCTTTTGAAAGTTATTGAAGAACCACCCAAGAATGTTATCTTTATCTTAGCAACAACTGAAGTGCACAAGATTCCGGCGACCATTATCTCTCGTTGCCAGCGTTTTGATTTTAAGCGCATTAACATTACTGATGTGGTAAAGAAATTGCAATATATTGCCAATAGTGAAAAGATCGAAATCGATAACTTGGTTCTTGAAGATATTGCTCGTCAGTCAGAAGGACATATGCGTGATGCGGAAAGTGTTTTTGGACAAATCATCGCTATTGCTGAAAACATAAAAGATGGCAAGCGTCGTATTTCCCAAGAAGACGCAAACCTAGTTATTCCTCGTAGTGACATTGGCGAAGCGATTGCTTTGATTGAACTATTGGTCAAGAAAGATGCCGCCTCAGCGATTGCCTTGGTGAATAAAGTGATGGACGAAGGTGTAGATTTAAAAAGATTTTTAAAAGACTTGATTGAGTTGTTGCGTAAGATAATGTTGGGTAAAATTAATTTGAAATTGTCTGAGAAATTTGGTTTGGAGCTAGGCGAAGGTGTGGAAGTGAAAATTAGTAAAATTTTGAAGGAAATTGAGGTTGGTCGCGTTATCAACGCAATCGAAAAATTCACTAAAGCTGGCAATGAAATTAAGGAAAGTTTTATAATCCAATTACCAGTGGAGGTGGCGATTATTGAATTATGTTCAACGCCAACTATGTCAGCCCCGGTTTTTACGGATAATAGTGGCACAGGTAGTGGTTTAAAAACGGGGCAAGAGCCAACCCGGAAACCAAATTCAGTACAAGTGGTTAATGCTCAGGGCGATAATGTTAATTTTAGCAGTCAACAAATGATGTCCAAATGGAATGATGTTTTAGCGGTGGTGCAAAAAAACAATCACTCTTTGAGTTTTGTCTTACGTGCTTGTGTTCCCGGTGCTGTTGAGAATGGAGTTTTGAAATTATTTTTTAAGTTCAAATTCCACCGTGATCGTATTGAAGAACCGGCGGTGAAGGCAGTAGTTAGTGATGCCCTAAAACAAATTTTTGGTTCTACGATAGTAATCGAGTCCATAGTCAATGAAGCCCTAAACATCAGTGAAACACATGAGGTTAGCTTTGACAATGATCCGACCGATGAAGTAGCTGAGCAAATTATTCGCGAGAATCAAGTCACCGAGACAGTGGAGAAAGTTGAAGGTGGCAATGGTGGTGGCGATATGTTGGATAGTCTGTTGAAGACATTTGGTGGGAAAGTAGTTGGATAG
- a CDS encoding type IV secretory system conjugative DNA transfer family protein translates to MDYGLQQNINNDYVIDLSGWFWYVAAFAVLFLVLYIARLIIREKYLQKTFQRYVIFLVRLPQDKQGNNQGNETNRVQSLHEEIAKGETIFSSIGGLRAERGFKAWLYGRNDSYSFEIVANKKKIHFYIVAPRGAERYIEQQINAHYPDASLEEVKDYNIFNHKSEILAGTLKTTRHFVLPLRTYLKQDTDSTNSLINVMSKVDEDEGLAIQYTIRSAKNSWHYKASEVVRKANQKKSLSEALSSGVLHKILGFLGDVFHSADPSLANRSENQKMLTVMEQEALKGIEEKNARAGMDVNLRIVVAARDKGRAQTYLENLSSAFSQYNSYEYGNSFASRINTGNKKRIIHDFIYRRFNEGKSFLLNTTEMASLFHLPLKDTETPNILWLTARHAPAPVDTPSEGVYLGYNVHRGVKKDVHIKRDDRRRHMYVVGKSGGGKSQFIANMAVQDIINGEGVCVLDPHGDLVSDILSRIPPERAENVILFRPADIERPMALNLIEFDPKYPEQKTFVINEMIKIFDKLYDLKATGGPIFEQYMRNALLLIMSDPESGSTLMEVPKVLANPAFRKMKLERCADQTVVDFWKQEAEKAGGDAALANVVPYITSKLTQFISNDTMRPIIGQQNSSFNFRDIMDKQKILLVDLSKGAIGEMNAYLLGMIIISKILMNALSRTDIPQAQRKDFYLYIDEFQNFTTDSICSILSEARKYSLNLTIAHQYIGQMVNKGDTTIKDAVFGNVGSMVSFRIGTEDAEFLEKEFSPVFSQYDLLNVEKYSVYTKLLIDNTASRPFSMHCPWPIAGIEREGMAQKIKTLSRLKFGQDRSIIEAEIRRRTSV, encoded by the coding sequence TCAGCGTTACGTTATTTTTTTAGTCCGTTTACCTCAAGACAAACAAGGAAATAACCAGGGCAATGAAACAAATCGGGTTCAATCCTTGCACGAAGAAATTGCCAAAGGTGAGACAATCTTTTCTTCTATAGGTGGCTTGCGGGCGGAGCGGGGTTTTAAGGCTTGGTTATATGGTCGTAATGATAGCTATTCTTTTGAGATTGTGGCGAATAAGAAAAAGATTCATTTCTATATCGTGGCCCCACGCGGAGCAGAGCGCTATATTGAACAACAAATCAATGCGCATTATCCGGACGCGTCATTGGAAGAGGTGAAGGATTATAATATTTTTAATCACAAGTCTGAAATTTTGGCCGGCACTTTAAAAACAACAAGACATTTTGTTTTACCTTTGCGTACTTATTTAAAGCAAGATACTGATTCAACAAATTCTTTGATCAATGTTATGTCCAAGGTGGATGAAGATGAGGGTTTGGCGATCCAATATACTATTCGTAGTGCAAAAAATTCTTGGCACTACAAGGCGAGCGAGGTGGTTCGTAAGGCTAATCAAAAAAAATCTTTATCAGAGGCACTTAGCTCCGGGGTCTTGCATAAAATTTTAGGTTTTTTGGGTGATGTATTTCATTCGGCTGATCCTTCTTTGGCAAATAGGTCCGAGAATCAAAAAATGTTAACTGTAATGGAGCAAGAGGCTCTAAAAGGTATTGAAGAAAAAAATGCACGTGCGGGTATGGATGTAAATTTACGCATCGTGGTGGCAGCGCGGGATAAGGGACGAGCGCAAACCTATCTAGAAAATTTGTCGAGTGCTTTTAGTCAATATAATTCTTATGAATATGGCAACAGCTTTGCAAGCCGTATTAATACCGGCAACAAGAAGCGCATTATTCATGATTTTATCTATCGTCGTTTTAATGAAGGTAAATCATTTTTGTTAAATACAACAGAGATGGCTAGTCTTTTTCATCTACCCCTAAAAGACACCGAGACGCCGAATATTTTATGGTTAACTGCTCGTCATGCCCCGGCACCGGTAGACACGCCAAGTGAAGGGGTTTATCTTGGTTATAATGTGCATCGTGGTGTTAAAAAAGACGTGCACATCAAGCGTGACGATCGTCGTCGTCATATGTATGTAGTTGGTAAGTCTGGTGGTGGTAAGTCACAATTCATTGCCAATATGGCTGTCCAAGATATTATTAATGGTGAGGGCGTTTGCGTTTTGGATCCGCATGGTGACTTGGTAAGCGATATCTTGTCCCGCATTCCGCCCGAGAGAGCAGAAAACGTTATTTTATTCCGACCGGCGGACATTGAACGGCCGATGGCTTTGAATTTGATTGAGTTTGATCCGAAATATCCGGAGCAAAAAACTTTTGTAATTAATGAGATGATTAAGATTTTTGATAAGTTGTACGATTTAAAGGCGACCGGTGGTCCAATCTTTGAACAATATATGCGCAATGCCTTGCTCTTGATTATGTCTGATCCAGAATCCGGTTCAACTTTAATGGAAGTGCCAAAAGTGTTGGCTAATCCAGCTTTTCGAAAAATGAAATTAGAGCGCTGTGCGGACCAAACTGTGGTTGATTTTTGGAAGCAAGAAGCCGAGAAGGCGGGTGGTGATGCGGCCCTGGCGAATGTCGTGCCCTATATTACATCCAAGTTGACACAGTTTATTTCCAATGACACGATGCGCCCGATTATCGGCCAACAAAATAGTTCGTTCAATTTCCGCGATATTATGGATAAACAAAAAATTCTTTTGGTGGATTTGTCCAAAGGTGCCATTGGCGAGATGAATGCCTATCTTTTGGGCATGATCATAATTAGTAAAATTTTAATGAATGCTTTGTCGCGTACGGATATTCCGCAAGCACAACGTAAGGATTTTTATTTATATATCGACGAGTTTCAAAATTTTACCACCGATTCAATTTGCTCTATTTTGTCCGAGGCGCGTAAATATAGTTTGAATTTAACCATCGCTCATCAATATATCGGACAGATGGTCAATAAGGGTGACACGACAATTAAGGACGCCGTTTTTGGTAACGTCGGTTCGATGGTGAGTTTTAGAATTGGCACCGAAGATGCGGAATTTTTGGAAAAAGAATTTAGTCCTGTCTTTAGTCAGTATGATTTATTAAATGTTGAAAAATATTCTGTTTATACAAAACTTCTTATTGATAATACGGCCAGTCGTCCTTTTTCCATGCATTGCCCTTGGCCGATTGCTGGTATTGAGCGAGAGGGAATGGCACAAAAAATAAAGACTTTGAGCCGTCTCAAATTTGGCCAAGATCGCAGTATTATTGAGGCGGAAATTCGTCGTCGAACCAGTGTTTAA